The Oncorhynchus nerka isolate Pitt River linkage group LG9a, Oner_Uvic_2.0, whole genome shotgun sequence genome has a segment encoding these proteins:
- the ldhd gene encoding probable D-lactate dehydrogenase, mitochondrial isoform X1 — MTFALRPTRRLYAHLSTSNFVQCRTIKKEHTLKNGGWEQVIPAFRSVCGEDGVSLGAAVREQHGRDESVHRCHPPDVVVWPRSVEEVSALAKICHHHHLPIIPFGTGTGLEGGVGALKGGVCFSLRNMDRVLDLHQEDFDVSVEPGVTRKGLNSYLRDTGLWFPVDPGADASLCGMAATSASGTNAVRYGTMRENILNLEVVLADGSIIHTAGRGRRPRKTSAGYNLTNLFVGSEGTLGVITKTTLRLYGVPEAMVSAVCTFPSVQAAVDSTVQVLQTGVPIARIEFLDDVMIDACNSFNSLSYPVAPTLFLEFHGTEKSLEEQVTVTEEITQANGGSDFSWARDAETRGRLWKARHDAWYAALALRPGCKAYSTDVCVPLSRLPQIIVETKEDLMLNGLTGPIAGHVGDGNFHCIMVMDPNDQDEVIRVHEFTERLARRALAMDGTCTGEHGVGLGKRALLREEMGPLAIEVMQGLKATLDPKNLMNPGKVL, encoded by the exons ATGACCTTCGCCTTGAGACCAACGCGACGCTTGTACGCTCACCTGTCAACGTCTAATTTCGTGCAGTGTCGCACTATCAAGAAAGAACACACTTTAAAA AATGGTGGGTGGGAGCAGGTGATCCCTGCATTCCGCTCGGTGTGTGGTGAAGATGGAGTGTCCCTGGGTGCAGCAGTCAGGGAGCAACATGGCAGAGACGAGTCTGTACACAG ATGTCACCCCCCAGACGTAGTGGTGTGGCCGCGGAGTGTGGAGGAGGTCAGTGCCCTCGCCAAGatctgccaccaccaccaccttcccATAATCCCATTTGGCACAGGCACAGGCCTCGAGGGAGGAGTGGGTGCACTTAAG ggtggGGTGTGTTTTAGTCTGAGGAACATGGACAGGGTGTTGGACCTCCATCAGGAGGACTTTGATGTGAGCGTGGAGCCAGGTGTGACACGCAAAGGCCTCAACTCCTACCTGAGAGACACGGGCCTGTGGTTTCCTGTCG ACCCTGGTGCAGACGCGTCTCTGTGTGGCATGGCTGCCACCAGTGCATCAGGCACCAATGCGGTGCGCTACGGCACCATGCGGGAGAACATACTCAACCTAGAGGTGGTGCTGGCAGATGGATCCATCATCCACACAGCAGGCAGGGGGCGCCGTCCCCG GAAGACGTCAGCGGGGTACAACCTGACCAACCTGTTTGTGGGTTCAGAGGGCACTCTGGGAGTGATCACGAAGACCACCCTGCGTCTCTACGGGGTGCCAGAAGCCATGGTGTCTGCTGTGTGCACCTTTCCCTCTGTCCAGGCAGCAGTGGACAGCACTGTGCAGGTCCTCCAGACTGGAGTGCCCATCGCACGCATCG AGTTCCTTGATGATGTGATGATTGACGCCTGTAACAGCTTCAACTCGCTGTCCTACCCCGTGGCCCCCACTCTCTTCCTGGAGTTCCACGGCACTGAGAAGAGTCTGGAGGAGCAGGTTACCGTCACAG AGGAGATCACGCAGGCTAACGGTGGGTCAGACTTTAGCTGGGCACGGGATGCAGAGACCCGCGGGCGCCTGTGGAAGGCACGACACGATGCCTGGTACGCTGCCCTGGCACTCAGACCGGGCTGCAAG GCCTACTCCACAGATGTGTGcgtccctctctctcgtctccctcagATCATTGTGGAAACCAAGGAGGACCTGATGCTAAACGGACTCACAG GTCCGATCGCGGGTCATGTTGGAGATGGAAACTTCCATTGTATAATGGTCATGGACCCCAATGACCAGGATGAGGTCATTAGAGTTCATGAGTTCACTGAGCGACTGGCCag GAGAGCACTGGCCATGGACGGGACATGTACGGGGGAGCATGGGGTGGGCCTGGGGAAACGAGCGTTGCTCCGAGAGGAGATGGGACCCCTGGCCATCGAGGTCATGCAGGGCCTCAAAGCCACCCTTGATCCCAAGAACCTCATGAATCCTGGGAAGGTTCTGTAG
- the ldhd gene encoding probable D-lactate dehydrogenase, mitochondrial isoform X2: MTFALRPTRRLYAHLSTSNFVQCRTIKKEHTLKNGGWEQVIPAFRSVCGEDGVSLGAAVREQHGRDESVHRCHPPDVVVWPRSVEEVSALAKICHHHHLPIIPFGTGTGLEGGVGALKGGVCFSLRNMDRVLDLHQEDFDVSVEPGVTRKGLNSYLRDTGLWFPVDPGADASLCGMAATSASGTNAVRYGTMRENILNLEVVLADGSIIHTAGRGRRPRKTSAGYNLTNLFVGSEGTLGVITKTTLRLYGVPEAMVSAVCTFPSVQAAVDSTVQVLQTGVPIARIEFLDDVMIDACNSFNSLSYPVAPTLFLEFHGTEKSLEEQVTVTEEITQANGGSDFSWARDAETRGRLWKARHDAWYAALALRPGCKAYSTDVCVPLSRLPQIIVETKEDLMLNGLTVVY; this comes from the exons ATGACCTTCGCCTTGAGACCAACGCGACGCTTGTACGCTCACCTGTCAACGTCTAATTTCGTGCAGTGTCGCACTATCAAGAAAGAACACACTTTAAAA AATGGTGGGTGGGAGCAGGTGATCCCTGCATTCCGCTCGGTGTGTGGTGAAGATGGAGTGTCCCTGGGTGCAGCAGTCAGGGAGCAACATGGCAGAGACGAGTCTGTACACAG ATGTCACCCCCCAGACGTAGTGGTGTGGCCGCGGAGTGTGGAGGAGGTCAGTGCCCTCGCCAAGatctgccaccaccaccaccttcccATAATCCCATTTGGCACAGGCACAGGCCTCGAGGGAGGAGTGGGTGCACTTAAG ggtggGGTGTGTTTTAGTCTGAGGAACATGGACAGGGTGTTGGACCTCCATCAGGAGGACTTTGATGTGAGCGTGGAGCCAGGTGTGACACGCAAAGGCCTCAACTCCTACCTGAGAGACACGGGCCTGTGGTTTCCTGTCG ACCCTGGTGCAGACGCGTCTCTGTGTGGCATGGCTGCCACCAGTGCATCAGGCACCAATGCGGTGCGCTACGGCACCATGCGGGAGAACATACTCAACCTAGAGGTGGTGCTGGCAGATGGATCCATCATCCACACAGCAGGCAGGGGGCGCCGTCCCCG GAAGACGTCAGCGGGGTACAACCTGACCAACCTGTTTGTGGGTTCAGAGGGCACTCTGGGAGTGATCACGAAGACCACCCTGCGTCTCTACGGGGTGCCAGAAGCCATGGTGTCTGCTGTGTGCACCTTTCCCTCTGTCCAGGCAGCAGTGGACAGCACTGTGCAGGTCCTCCAGACTGGAGTGCCCATCGCACGCATCG AGTTCCTTGATGATGTGATGATTGACGCCTGTAACAGCTTCAACTCGCTGTCCTACCCCGTGGCCCCCACTCTCTTCCTGGAGTTCCACGGCACTGAGAAGAGTCTGGAGGAGCAGGTTACCGTCACAG AGGAGATCACGCAGGCTAACGGTGGGTCAGACTTTAGCTGGGCACGGGATGCAGAGACCCGCGGGCGCCTGTGGAAGGCACGACACGATGCCTGGTACGCTGCCCTGGCACTCAGACCGGGCTGCAAG GCCTACTCCACAGATGTGTGcgtccctctctctcgtctccctcagATCATTGTGGAAACCAAGGAGGACCTGATGCTAAACGGACTCACAG TAGTGTATTGA
- the ldhd gene encoding probable D-lactate dehydrogenase, mitochondrial isoform X3, giving the protein MTFALRPTRRLYAHLSTSNFVQCRTIKKEHTLKNGGWEQVIPAFRSVCGEDGVSLGAAVREQHGRDESVHRCHPPDVVVWPRSVEEVSALAKICHHHHLPIIPFGTGTGLEGGVGALKGGVCFSLRNMDRVLDLHQEDFDVSVEPGVTRKGLNSYLRDTGLWFPVDPGADASLCGMAATSASGTNAVRYGTMRENILNLEVVLADGSIIHTAGRGRRPRKTSAGYNLTNLFVGSEGTLGVITKTTLRLYGVPEAMVSAVCTFPSVQAAVDSTVQVLQTGVPIARIEFLDDVMIDACNSFNSLSYPVAPTLFLEFHGTEKSLEEQVTVTEEITQANGGSDFSWARDAETRGRLWKARHDAWYAALALRPGCKAYSTDVCVPLSRLPQIIVETKEDLMLNGLTVY; this is encoded by the exons ATGACCTTCGCCTTGAGACCAACGCGACGCTTGTACGCTCACCTGTCAACGTCTAATTTCGTGCAGTGTCGCACTATCAAGAAAGAACACACTTTAAAA AATGGTGGGTGGGAGCAGGTGATCCCTGCATTCCGCTCGGTGTGTGGTGAAGATGGAGTGTCCCTGGGTGCAGCAGTCAGGGAGCAACATGGCAGAGACGAGTCTGTACACAG ATGTCACCCCCCAGACGTAGTGGTGTGGCCGCGGAGTGTGGAGGAGGTCAGTGCCCTCGCCAAGatctgccaccaccaccaccttcccATAATCCCATTTGGCACAGGCACAGGCCTCGAGGGAGGAGTGGGTGCACTTAAG ggtggGGTGTGTTTTAGTCTGAGGAACATGGACAGGGTGTTGGACCTCCATCAGGAGGACTTTGATGTGAGCGTGGAGCCAGGTGTGACACGCAAAGGCCTCAACTCCTACCTGAGAGACACGGGCCTGTGGTTTCCTGTCG ACCCTGGTGCAGACGCGTCTCTGTGTGGCATGGCTGCCACCAGTGCATCAGGCACCAATGCGGTGCGCTACGGCACCATGCGGGAGAACATACTCAACCTAGAGGTGGTGCTGGCAGATGGATCCATCATCCACACAGCAGGCAGGGGGCGCCGTCCCCG GAAGACGTCAGCGGGGTACAACCTGACCAACCTGTTTGTGGGTTCAGAGGGCACTCTGGGAGTGATCACGAAGACCACCCTGCGTCTCTACGGGGTGCCAGAAGCCATGGTGTCTGCTGTGTGCACCTTTCCCTCTGTCCAGGCAGCAGTGGACAGCACTGTGCAGGTCCTCCAGACTGGAGTGCCCATCGCACGCATCG AGTTCCTTGATGATGTGATGATTGACGCCTGTAACAGCTTCAACTCGCTGTCCTACCCCGTGGCCCCCACTCTCTTCCTGGAGTTCCACGGCACTGAGAAGAGTCTGGAGGAGCAGGTTACCGTCACAG AGGAGATCACGCAGGCTAACGGTGGGTCAGACTTTAGCTGGGCACGGGATGCAGAGACCCGCGGGCGCCTGTGGAAGGCACGACACGATGCCTGGTACGCTGCCCTGGCACTCAGACCGGGCTGCAAG GCCTACTCCACAGATGTGTGcgtccctctctctcgtctccctcagATCATTGTGGAAACCAAGGAGGACCTGATGCTAAACGGACTCACAG TGTATTGA